From a single Nostoc sp. MS1 genomic region:
- a CDS encoding fatty acid desaturase family protein → MGATVTTISSELKQITADLHQVNPWTGLIRFGVIGTIFLSLVMLAWSVQNNSLFVITTILAGIFYAFLLICTHDMVHQTLTGWGWFDTVMPRLVSWPMFWPYSIYAELHSLHHGWNGVDLRDPERVQWTWQEYQQAQSIVQWYVRHQWLCDIFILGGIGLIIKTFIMGVRFQKLVTRMRRQILLDVTGILLVHSIMLAIAISQGQVLRYLLFWVILERVIGVIVQIRDHLEHYGLWVKFTNHQLTQIYACRNLKTSPLVGWLMGGLDYHAVHHAFPGIPFNQLPVAFTRIQGVLQKHNLPTMQLDSGYIKSTYRLSNHPSLIGEADETIPF, encoded by the coding sequence ATGGGCGCAACTGTAACTACTATCTCTAGTGAATTAAAGCAAATCACAGCCGATTTACATCAGGTGAATCCTTGGACTGGACTAATACGCTTCGGTGTCATTGGTACGATATTTCTCAGTTTGGTGATGTTGGCTTGGTCAGTACAAAATAACAGCTTGTTTGTCATTACAACCATACTAGCTGGCATCTTTTATGCTTTCTTGCTTATTTGTACTCATGATATGGTTCATCAAACTTTGACAGGCTGGGGGTGGTTTGATACTGTAATGCCTAGATTAGTAAGTTGGCCAATGTTTTGGCCTTATAGTATCTATGCAGAACTACACAGTTTGCATCACGGCTGGAATGGGGTTGACTTAAGAGATCCAGAACGAGTGCAGTGGACTTGGCAAGAGTATCAACAAGCACAATCGATTGTACAATGGTATGTGCGTCATCAATGGCTGTGTGATATTTTCATTCTCGGCGGCATTGGGTTAATTATCAAAACTTTTATTATGGGTGTGCGCTTCCAAAAGTTAGTAACGCGGATGCGGCGACAAATACTGTTAGATGTTACTGGGATACTGCTAGTGCATAGTATTATGTTGGCGATCGCAATTTCCCAAGGACAAGTTCTGCGCTACTTATTATTCTGGGTGATTCTTGAACGGGTGATTGGAGTAATAGTCCAGATACGAGATCATTTAGAACATTATGGACTTTGGGTTAAGTTTACCAATCACCAACTAACACAAATTTACGCTTGTCGTAATCTCAAAACTAGTCCTTTAGTTGGCTGGTTAATGGGTGGTTTAGACTACCATGCTGTACATCATGCTTTTCCTGGGATTCCTTTTAACCAGCTTCCAGTAGCATTTACACGTATTCAAGGAGTATTACAAAAACATAATCTTCCTACTATGCAATTAGACTCAGGCTATATCAAGTCAACTTATCGCTTAAGTAATCATCCTTCTTTAATTGGCGAAGCAGATGAAACAATTCCCTTTTGA